Proteins found in one Enterococcus sp. 9D6_DIV0238 genomic segment:
- a CDS encoding RrF2 family transcriptional regulator, translated as MKLNNSFIQSLAILVMLAELPEGSALKSQEISKRMEVSPTYLLKIAKKLKDAGLINSSASKNGGYTIKKDIREISFLEVFEAVDENTTFLDKLDLNPIHNMFLSEALVKEKELVVKQILLAAEAEYKQTLDKHFVDEIAPKDHTGKTLEIDWKQIISAN; from the coding sequence GTGAAACTTAACAATTCATTTATTCAATCCCTCGCTATTTTAGTCATGCTGGCAGAACTACCTGAAGGGAGTGCCTTAAAATCTCAAGAGATCAGTAAACGAATGGAAGTCTCTCCAACTTATCTATTAAAGATTGCTAAAAAGCTAAAAGATGCAGGCTTGATCAATTCAAGTGCTTCTAAAAATGGCGGGTACACGATAAAAAAAGACATTCGTGAAATTAGTTTCTTAGAGGTATTTGAAGCTGTTGATGAAAATACGACATTTTTGGATAAACTTGATTTAAATCCGATCCATAATATGTTTCTGTCTGAAGCATTAGTGAAAGAAAAAGAACTAGTCGTAAAACAAATTTTGTTAGCTGCAGAAGCTGAATACAAACAAACATTAGACAAACACTTTGTTGACGAAATCGCTCCTAAAGATCACACTGGGAAAACACTGGAAATCGATTGGAAACAAATAATCTCAGCAAACTAA
- a CDS encoding phosphomevalonate kinase, producing the protein MIEVSAPGKLFIAGEYAVVEPGHPSIIVAVDQFVTVTVQKAEKNGSIQSAQYSSLPVRWTRRNEELVLDIRENPFHYVLAAIRLTEKYAQEQQKKLSFYHLKVTSELDNSNGRKYGLGSSGAVTVATVKALGLFYDLSLSEEDIFKLSALAHLAVQGNGSCGDIAASCYGGWIAFSTFDHQWVNEALQHKTLTELLETTWPKLRIQPLTVPKKLRLLIGWTGSPASTSDLVDQVHQSKDMQEAAYKDFLVKSKDCVETMITGFESEDISLIQTQIRENRALLQKLTSITGVTIETPALKKLCDLSDAYGGAAKSSGAGGGDCGIVVFKQKTGILPLMSSWEKEGITPLPLHVYFYRKKGKDESKR; encoded by the coding sequence ATGATAGAAGTGTCTGCTCCCGGCAAGTTATTTATCGCTGGCGAATACGCGGTTGTTGAACCTGGACATCCGTCGATCATTGTTGCCGTCGATCAATTCGTGACTGTTACAGTACAAAAAGCAGAAAAAAACGGCAGTATTCAGTCAGCGCAATACAGCTCTTTACCTGTACGTTGGACAAGGAGAAATGAAGAGCTTGTTTTAGATATTCGGGAAAATCCCTTTCATTATGTCCTGGCCGCTATTCGTTTAACAGAAAAATATGCACAAGAACAACAAAAGAAGCTTTCCTTTTATCATTTAAAAGTCACAAGTGAACTGGATAATTCTAACGGACGGAAATATGGCTTAGGCTCCAGCGGCGCAGTCACGGTTGCGACAGTGAAGGCGTTAGGACTTTTTTATGATTTGTCTTTGTCAGAAGAAGATATCTTCAAGCTTTCTGCTCTTGCTCATTTAGCCGTTCAGGGAAATGGCTCCTGCGGTGATATCGCTGCAAGCTGTTATGGCGGCTGGATCGCTTTTTCTACTTTTGATCACCAATGGGTCAATGAAGCTCTTCAACACAAAACATTAACAGAGCTTCTTGAAACAACTTGGCCAAAACTAAGGATTCAGCCTTTGACTGTTCCTAAAAAGCTACGCTTATTGATTGGCTGGACAGGCTCACCCGCTTCTACTTCTGATTTAGTGGATCAGGTTCATCAATCAAAAGACATGCAAGAAGCAGCATACAAGGACTTCTTAGTAAAAAGTAAGGATTGTGTAGAAACGATGATCACGGGATTTGAATCGGAGGATATTTCACTGATCCAAACACAAATCCGAGAAAACCGTGCCCTACTACAAAAGTTGACATCGATCACGGGAGTGACGATCGAAACCCCTGCGCTAAAAAAATTATGTGATCTCTCTGACGCTTATGGCGGTGCAGCTAAATCTTCTGGTGCTGGCGGCGGTGACTGCGGAATCGTCGTTTTCAAACAAAAAACAGGGATTCTGCCACTGATGAGTTCTTGGGAAAAAGAAGGGATCACTCCTTTACCGCTACATGTCTATTTTTACAGAAAGAAGGGAAAAGATGAATCGAAAAGATGA
- the fni gene encoding type 2 isopentenyl-diphosphate Delta-isomerase, producing the protein MNRKDEHMSLAKAFHKEKSNDFDQLRFVHHSFSEIALDDIDISTSFLDFSFKQPFYINAMTGGSDRAKEINQQIGIIAKETGLMTATGSVNAALKEPDLADTYKIMRKENPTGIIFANIGAGLSLEEAKKAVELFHADGLQIHVNLPQELVMPEGDRDFHGWLDNIEEIVAHLSLPVIVKEVGFGMSSETIEQLLKRGVQAVDISGQGGTSFTQIENARRKKRELGFLEDWGQSTVLSLLESQSFQQEITVLASGGIRQSLDIIKALSLGAKSVGVAGTILNHLMTHGLDKTIELVKQWESELRMLYTLLGKATTAELATTDLIFSNEISHWCESRGIPYQTFAKRSRD; encoded by the coding sequence ATGAATCGAAAAGATGAACATATGTCCTTAGCTAAGGCTTTTCATAAAGAAAAAAGCAATGATTTTGACCAGCTGCGTTTCGTCCACCATTCTTTTTCAGAAATTGCTTTGGATGACATCGACATCTCGACCTCATTTCTTGATTTTTCTTTTAAACAGCCATTTTACATCAATGCAATGACGGGTGGAAGTGATCGTGCAAAAGAAATCAATCAACAAATCGGGATCATTGCAAAGGAAACAGGATTGATGACTGCTACAGGCTCTGTCAATGCTGCTCTAAAAGAACCTGATCTAGCTGATACGTATAAAATCATGCGCAAAGAAAATCCAACTGGGATCATATTTGCGAACATCGGGGCAGGATTATCTTTAGAAGAAGCAAAAAAAGCAGTCGAGCTTTTTCATGCAGATGGGTTACAAATCCATGTCAATCTTCCGCAAGAGCTAGTTATGCCGGAAGGAGACCGTGATTTTCACGGTTGGTTAGATAATATTGAAGAAATCGTTGCTCATTTATCACTACCGGTGATTGTAAAAGAAGTTGGTTTTGGAATGAGCAGTGAAACGATCGAACAATTACTAAAACGCGGCGTGCAGGCAGTCGATATCAGTGGTCAAGGCGGAACGAGCTTTACTCAGATCGAAAACGCTCGTCGAAAAAAGAGAGAATTAGGCTTTCTAGAGGATTGGGGACAATCTACAGTGCTTTCTTTACTAGAATCCCAATCATTCCAGCAAGAGATAACGGTTCTAGCTTCTGGCGGTATCCGCCAATCGTTAGATATCATCAAGGCACTCAGCTTAGGCGCCAAAAGTGTTGGTGTCGCTGGAACGATCTTGAACCACTTGATGACACATGGTTTAGATAAAACCATCGAGTTAGTCAAACAGTGGGAAAGCGAACTTCGTATGCTTTATACTCTGCTTGGAAAAGCAACGACAGCCGAACTCGCCACAACAGATCTCATTTTTTCTAACGAAATCAGTCATTGGTGTGAAAGTCGTGGTATTCCTTACCAAACATTTGCCAAGAGAAGTCGTGATTAG
- a CDS encoding tripartite tricarboxylate transporter permease: MDAGLIFQMLLAVLGAIVLYTFIGFVPGTDETSVLMPVTLAVVLAGVEPIVVLTFFISAIITLNLMNAIPTALVGLPGGVMSTPMIEHALYLKERGMAATSIKKMATGSIIGTAIAIPVSLLLANILAPFSDSVKEYAPLLFVFGAIFLSLIGKNKLLALISIIPLGLLFQGLRYLYWGIGAVPQEKNVTVSFFLGITIGPLLVSLLGLLNKQSREALPRHDKNEIRLNKVDERQTLAHPLQTITKKEAGTSAVVSLLSNFLFFLSPVGLTILFGEAVANKEKDPVKKASMAITSMSALSHATYLSGVIIPLIALGIPLSPVAVGPANALFNAPPVFTLEHNIHHLLSKGEFVFAIVFAGVLASIITYFIAMRYARQMTAFVLKKIPHEAILGLFIGFILLLAYMDAGLINIFGVLLVGIVCGTLNKMGVNYGVQFMILYAAPWITTHLIFK; this comes from the coding sequence ATGGATGCAGGATTAATTTTTCAGATGCTTCTAGCCGTTTTAGGAGCAATTGTTTTATATACATTTATTGGGTTCGTTCCGGGAACGGACGAAACTTCTGTTTTGATGCCAGTTACTTTGGCTGTTGTTTTAGCAGGCGTAGAGCCGATAGTCGTACTGACCTTTTTCATTTCTGCGATCATCACATTGAATTTGATGAATGCGATCCCTACAGCTCTTGTCGGATTGCCTGGCGGTGTGATGTCGACACCAATGATCGAGCATGCCTTATATTTGAAAGAACGCGGGATGGCGGCAACTAGTATTAAAAAGATGGCTACAGGTTCGATCATCGGAACAGCTATCGCTATTCCAGTCAGCCTGCTTTTAGCAAATATTTTGGCGCCTTTTTCAGATTCGGTGAAAGAATATGCGCCCTTATTATTTGTATTTGGTGCGATCTTTCTATCATTGATAGGAAAAAATAAATTATTGGCTTTGATCAGCATTATCCCTTTAGGACTTTTATTTCAAGGCTTGCGTTATCTTTATTGGGGAATTGGTGCCGTACCCCAAGAGAAAAACGTCACTGTTTCTTTCTTCTTAGGGATCACGATCGGACCATTACTCGTTTCTTTATTAGGATTATTAAACAAACAAAGCCGAGAAGCATTACCGAGACATGACAAAAATGAGATTCGTTTGAATAAAGTCGATGAGCGGCAAACACTAGCCCATCCGCTTCAAACGATCACAAAAAAAGAAGCAGGAACAAGTGCTGTGGTTTCTTTACTTTCAAATTTTCTATTCTTCTTAAGTCCTGTCGGATTAACGATTTTATTTGGTGAAGCTGTAGCAAATAAGGAAAAAGACCCCGTAAAAAAAGCCAGCATGGCTATCACTTCTATGAGTGCATTGTCTCATGCAACCTATCTATCAGGGGTGATCATTCCATTGATTGCTTTAGGGATACCATTGTCTCCAGTCGCTGTGGGACCTGCCAATGCTCTATTCAATGCGCCGCCCGTTTTTACTTTAGAGCATAATATTCATCATTTACTAAGCAAAGGTGAGTTTGTTTTTGCAATTGTATTTGCCGGTGTTTTAGCTTCGATCATCACGTACTTTATTGCAATGAGATATGCTCGTCAAATGACCGCATTCGTTTTGAAAAAAATTCCTCATGAAGCAATTCTTGGCCTATTTATCGGTTTTATTTTATTGCTGGCTTACATGGATGCTGGTTTGATCAATATTTTCGGTGTTTTACTGGTAGGGATCGTTTGTGGTACTCTTAATAAGATGGGCGTCAATTATGGTGTTCAATTCATGATCTTGTATGCAGCACCTTGGATCACCACACATTTAATTTTTAAATAG
- a CDS encoding N-acetylmuramoyl-L-alanine amidase produces the protein MKKRMICVISIVIVLLGIGYLKRIKELKSYPSAVEDTSVETLAMSLEEGEEGLEEIVKVGSKEAILYSKASTKSTELAEINRGELLKLVATENQWYQVITNDGDEGYVSKNASQIITRTKQEIPSSLEGATIVLNPGHGGDDTGAISNNDLIYEKEVTLETVEVIKTALEEKGSTVILTREDDVAGDLADICTVSQQNEADIFISLHYDSSENMNEATGTTTYYYYEAYADLAEAVNQSLSETLPLQNRGIDYGNYQVLRENTQPALLLELGYMNSDHDLEIFNTDDYQMQVAKALIEGLTEYFQMVQNA, from the coding sequence ATGAAGAAACGAATGATCTGTGTCATATCAATAGTCATCGTATTACTAGGAATAGGCTATTTAAAAAGGATAAAAGAACTGAAAAGCTATCCGTCAGCAGTAGAAGACACATCAGTGGAGACTCTGGCGATGTCACTTGAAGAAGGGGAGGAAGGTTTGGAAGAAATAGTGAAAGTGGGCTCAAAAGAAGCAATTTTATACAGCAAAGCTTCAACAAAAAGTACTGAACTTGCTGAGATCAATCGTGGAGAATTGTTAAAACTAGTAGCAACAGAAAATCAATGGTATCAAGTAATTACAAATGATGGTGATGAAGGTTATGTTTCTAAAAATGCTAGTCAGATAATCACCCGAACAAAACAAGAGATCCCTAGTTCATTAGAAGGAGCGACAATCGTTTTAAACCCGGGACATGGCGGCGATGATACGGGGGCGATCAGTAACAATGATTTGATCTACGAAAAAGAAGTGACGTTAGAAACGGTAGAGGTGATCAAAACGGCACTGGAAGAAAAAGGCAGTACAGTGATTTTGACTCGAGAGGATGACGTAGCAGGGGATTTGGCTGATATTTGTACTGTCAGTCAACAAAACGAGGCGGATATCTTTATCAGTTTGCATTATGATTCTTCAGAAAACATGAATGAAGCAACTGGGACGACCACGTATTATTATTATGAAGCATATGCTGATTTGGCCGAAGCCGTTAATCAGTCATTATCTGAAACTCTGCCACTACAAAATCGTGGAATCGATTATGGGAATTATCAAGTCTTACGGGAAAATACTCAACCAGCCTTATTACTAGAATTAGGCTATATGAATTCAGATCATGACTTAGAGATATTCAATACGGATGACTATCAAATGCAAGTGGCAAAGGCATTGATCGAAGGTCTGACTGAATATTTTCAAATGGTGCAAAATGCCTGA
- the mvk gene encoding mevalonate kinase, giving the protein MNRKNLGHGQATGKIILMGEHAVVYGEPAIAFPFEETAIMTTIEAEKAMILDCQYFYGNLAEVPARLKSVQKVIYQTLAELDQEDTTLKVTINSTIPAERGMGSSAAVAVAIVRGLFDYFKTPCSKETLLKLVDEAEKIAHGNPSGIDAAATSGSEPIFFVKGQPLELFPMNVSDAYLIVADTGIKGQTREAVSDVAHLFEEDKQATAKHITELGRLTVQAKQAILMNDVLLLGTSMNQAHEHLKALTVSNKQLDHLVDTALKNDALGAKLTGGGRGGCLIALSGSKEQAKKIATALKSAGASAAWIQSLEVKK; this is encoded by the coding sequence ATGAATAGAAAGAATTTAGGTCACGGTCAAGCGACAGGCAAAATCATTTTGATGGGTGAACACGCTGTTGTATACGGTGAGCCTGCAATTGCTTTTCCTTTTGAGGAAACAGCTATTATGACTACAATAGAGGCTGAAAAGGCGATGATATTGGATTGTCAATACTTTTACGGCAATCTAGCAGAAGTGCCTGCTCGCTTAAAAAGCGTTCAGAAAGTCATCTACCAAACATTAGCCGAATTAGATCAAGAGGATACGACCTTAAAAGTAACCATCAACAGTACCATTCCTGCTGAACGAGGAATGGGCTCAAGCGCTGCAGTAGCTGTAGCGATCGTTAGAGGGTTATTCGATTATTTTAAAACCCCCTGTTCAAAGGAAACTCTGCTAAAACTAGTCGATGAAGCAGAAAAAATCGCACATGGCAATCCTAGTGGTATCGATGCAGCAGCTACTAGCGGAAGTGAACCGATCTTTTTCGTCAAAGGACAGCCGCTTGAGTTATTTCCGATGAATGTTTCCGATGCCTATTTGATCGTTGCAGATACTGGTATCAAAGGACAAACTAGAGAAGCTGTCAGCGATGTTGCTCATCTTTTTGAAGAAGATAAACAAGCAACAGCAAAACACATTACTGAACTAGGACGTTTGACTGTTCAAGCGAAACAAGCGATTTTAATGAACGATGTCCTGCTTTTAGGAACCAGCATGAATCAGGCGCATGAACACTTAAAAGCATTGACCGTAAGCAACAAACAGCTAGATCATCTAGTCGATACAGCTTTAAAAAATGACGCACTTGGTGCAAAATTAACTGGCGGCGGCCGCGGCGGCTGTTTGATTGCTTTAAGTGGATCGAAGGAACAAGCTAAAAAAATTGCAACTGCCCTGAAAAGTGCTGGGGCAAGCGCAGCATGGATTCAATCATTAGAGGTGAAAAAATAA
- a CDS encoding YhgE/Pip domain-containing protein codes for MKKKLTIAGIALTLILLIPMLYSTIFIKSMMDPYGNIDKLPVALVDNQENNDIYTALKESELFDFTITDHKEAVEKLKKGEVYATIEFEKEFMNKISEFPAKQTSAEVILTTGEGLNYSSAKIISSAIDKFVLQANNKTSSSMIQKLNQEKIPVPAQISEIIQLNHKEYYPVKNNGEAMAPYILSLTLFVGSIFLNQFVMRIFKKKSTSYFGYWRKQYFYPLLIVFGQSLLLAFAIFNILNLHTNYWKEFMLFIFLASGTFYSVIVSFNKLFPGIGSLLVLVITMLQTSSSGGSYSIYLASPVFQTIHRYIPMTYSVDGFRKLLSLNNTNIGTETLALILFFGLSQMIIYFSYWYHEKRLAKAGESNS; via the coding sequence ATGAAAAAAAAATTGACGATTGCAGGAATAGCATTAACTTTGATTTTATTGATTCCTATGCTCTATTCTACTATATTTATCAAATCTATGATGGATCCTTATGGAAATATCGATAAACTTCCTGTTGCTTTAGTAGATAACCAAGAAAATAATGACATTTATACAGCTCTTAAAGAGAGTGAACTCTTTGATTTTACAATAACAGACCATAAAGAGGCTGTTGAAAAGTTAAAAAAAGGAGAGGTATATGCAACGATTGAATTTGAGAAAGAGTTTATGAATAAGATATCAGAATTTCCAGCGAAACAAACTTCTGCTGAAGTCATTCTGACGACAGGAGAAGGACTTAATTATTCTTCTGCGAAGATCATCTCAAGTGCGATCGATAAATTTGTGTTACAAGCAAATAATAAAACATCTAGTTCAATGATTCAAAAATTGAATCAAGAAAAAATACCTGTTCCAGCTCAAATCAGTGAGATCATTCAACTAAACCATAAGGAATATTATCCAGTCAAAAATAATGGAGAAGCCATGGCACCGTATATTTTATCTTTGACGCTTTTTGTTGGAAGTATCTTTTTGAATCAATTCGTTATGCGAATCTTCAAGAAAAAATCAACGAGCTATTTTGGTTACTGGCGTAAGCAATATTTCTATCCATTACTGATCGTATTTGGACAAAGCTTACTCTTAGCGTTTGCTATCTTCAATATTTTAAACCTTCATACGAATTATTGGAAGGAATTTATGTTATTCATTTTCCTTGCATCAGGAACGTTTTACAGTGTTATCGTGTCATTTAATAAGCTGTTTCCAGGGATCGGGAGTTTACTAGTATTGGTTATTACGATGCTCCAAACTTCCTCATCTGGCGGAAGCTATTCGATTTATTTAGCTTCACCTGTATTTCAAACGATCCATCGCTATATTCCTATGACATATAGTGTCGATGGCTTTAGAAAGTTACTTAGTTTGAATAACACGAATATCGGAACAGAAACATTAGCCTTGATCTTGTTCTTTGGATTGAGTCAAATGATCATCTATTTTTCATATTGGTATCATGAAAAAAGACTAGCTAAAGCAGGAGAAAGCAATAGTTGA
- a CDS encoding FUSC family protein, whose amino-acid sequence MESSSFFKELLVIHKPQKAPFRLVGAGICMAIPLFIGYFSNNLLIGSFGSLGIFTFLYYQTLPLKDLMIRLSSVGSFLLLGNLLGMLSTHIPWVIPITIASIAFLARIIFRLYAIAKPGAFFIVMVTAMGSGTKIPLDRIPIMMSYVFLGVMTSLIIAVILYFVEGPVEAEPVEKKISLQERLYTDPAALLDALHYAAILFLATYISQSLQLTNAYWMIVSCAAVLQGDNLRAIMHRNVQRIFGTMVGLLIAALLLSIAFTTLQSILLICFFFLTVEFFIKRNYAIANFFTTPMSLLLANLARHQYLVSLLNYRLIGIVLGSLLGLLGAYVLTTCLRFYNRAYQLDENLDKETE is encoded by the coding sequence ATGGAGAGTTCATCTTTTTTTAAGGAGTTATTAGTAATTCACAAACCACAAAAAGCGCCCTTCCGCCTAGTTGGGGCTGGAATTTGTATGGCGATCCCATTATTTATTGGTTATTTCTCAAATAATTTATTGATCGGCAGTTTTGGTTCTCTAGGTATCTTTACTTTTCTTTATTATCAAACATTGCCTCTCAAGGATTTAATGATTCGTTTAAGTTCTGTAGGTAGTTTTTTACTTTTAGGAAATCTACTAGGAATGCTCAGTACACATATTCCCTGGGTCATTCCAATCACGATTGCATCGATTGCTTTTTTAGCTAGGATCATTTTTAGGTTGTATGCTATTGCCAAGCCAGGGGCTTTTTTTATTGTCATGGTTACTGCAATGGGCAGCGGAACAAAAATTCCGCTTGATAGGATACCGATCATGATGAGTTACGTGTTCTTGGGCGTGATGACTTCTTTGATAATCGCAGTTATCCTTTATTTTGTTGAAGGTCCTGTTGAAGCGGAGCCTGTAGAGAAGAAGATTTCTTTACAAGAACGGTTGTACACTGATCCTGCTGCGCTTTTAGATGCCTTGCATTATGCTGCAATTTTATTTTTAGCTACTTATATCAGTCAGTCCTTACAGCTGACCAATGCATACTGGATGATCGTTTCCTGTGCAGCTGTTTTACAGGGAGATAATCTACGCGCAATCATGCATCGAAATGTTCAGCGGATTTTCGGCACGATGGTCGGTCTGTTGATCGCAGCTTTATTGTTGAGTATTGCATTTACGACATTACAATCGATTTTATTGATCTGCTTTTTCTTTTTGACTGTCGAATTTTTTATTAAACGAAACTATGCGATCGCAAACTTTTTTACAACACCGATGTCGTTACTTTTAGCTAACTTGGCTCGGCATCAATATTTGGTCAGCCTTTTGAATTATCGCTTGATCGGAATTGTTTTAGGCAGTTTACTTGGGCTTTTAGGCGCTTACGTCTTGACGACCTGCTTACGATTTTATAACCGCGCTTATCAGTTAGATGAAAATTTAGATAAAGAAACAGAATAA
- a CDS encoding VOC family protein — protein MSKFSPCLWFDGKVEEAADFYVDAFEQGAIKQTDYYVDSEHQPKGSILTISLTLAGQEFILLNGGPEFKFTPAISFYVECETEEQIDQLWKKLSQEGNVLMEYGEYPFSSKFGWVADRYGVSWQLVLAGRPQSIAPAFLFTKEQSGKAEEAMNQWISIFGDGNVEYVQKNPDGTISQALFTMHGQPFRVMDGGAVDHDFTFTMATSFYVYCKDQEEIDRLWDAVTAKGKEWPCGWMEDEYGVCWQTVTSDMEKLFDNSDPDRAYRVMQELYKMKKIDIAALRAAYEKKE, from the coding sequence ATGTCAAAATTTTCACCGTGTTTATGGTTCGATGGAAAAGTGGAGGAAGCAGCAGATTTTTATGTGGATGCGTTTGAGCAAGGAGCGATCAAGCAAACAGATTACTATGTAGATAGCGAACATCAGCCGAAAGGGTCTATTTTAACGATATCGCTGACCCTTGCTGGACAAGAATTTATTTTGTTGAACGGCGGTCCTGAATTTAAATTTACGCCAGCGATTTCTTTTTATGTAGAATGTGAGACAGAGGAACAAATCGATCAGTTGTGGAAAAAGTTAAGTCAAGAAGGTAACGTATTGATGGAATATGGGGAATATCCTTTCAGTTCTAAGTTCGGCTGGGTTGCTGACAGATACGGCGTGTCATGGCAGTTGGTTTTAGCTGGACGACCTCAATCGATTGCACCAGCTTTTCTATTTACGAAAGAGCAGTCAGGAAAAGCGGAAGAGGCAATGAATCAATGGATCAGTATCTTTGGAGATGGAAATGTTGAATATGTTCAGAAAAATCCTGATGGTACGATTTCGCAAGCGTTATTTACGATGCATGGACAGCCGTTTCGAGTAATGGATGGTGGAGCAGTCGATCACGATTTTACATTTACTATGGCGACATCTTTTTACGTTTATTGTAAGGACCAAGAAGAAATCGATCGTTTATGGGATGCAGTAACGGCTAAGGGAAAAGAGTGGCCCTGTGGCTGGATGGAAGATGAATATGGTGTCTGTTGGCAGACTGTAACGAGTGATATGGAAAAATTATTTGATAATTCTGATCCGGATCGTGCATACCGGGTTATGCAGGAATTGTATAAAATGAAAAAAATCGATATAGCTGCGTTACGAGCAGCTTATGAAAAAAAAGAATAG
- a CDS encoding pentapeptide repeat-containing protein, with amino-acid sequence MKIKKPTAPILPQLTQTEFISLDDEIIIEGLQLKEQDLSYQDLRNLVFRECHFDKLTMNRNHLERFECSNVIFEHCDFSNTEWLGASFHQVHFRRCKLTGTNFAESYLRDCTFEDCLADYASFSATNQKVVHFNQTSLNDTEFVEVVWNNLLFEECSLTGSNWFHTKLKELDLRKSTFEKIAFSQELIKGLKVTTEQAVIIAAGLGLSIE; translated from the coding sequence ATGAAAATAAAAAAACCAACAGCTCCGATCTTACCACAGTTAACGCAAACAGAGTTTATTTCTTTAGATGATGAAATCATTATCGAAGGTTTGCAACTAAAAGAACAAGACCTTAGTTATCAGGATCTTCGAAATTTAGTTTTTAGAGAGTGTCATTTTGATAAATTGACAATGAATCGAAATCATCTAGAACGCTTTGAATGTAGTAATGTTATTTTTGAGCATTGTGATTTTTCGAATACGGAATGGCTCGGGGCAAGTTTCCATCAAGTTCATTTCCGCCGCTGTAAATTGACTGGAACTAACTTCGCAGAGAGTTATCTCCGCGATTGTACATTTGAAGATTGCTTAGCGGACTACGCCTCATTTAGTGCAACAAATCAAAAAGTCGTTCACTTCAATCAGACTAGCTTGAACGATACGGAATTTGTCGAAGTTGTTTGGAACAATCTTTTATTTGAGGAATGTTCATTGACTGGCAGTAATTGGTTTCATACAAAACTGAAGGAACTCGATTTAAGAAAAAGTACGTTTGAAAAAATCGCATTTTCTCAAGAGTTGATCAAGGGATTAAAGGTCACAACAGAGCAGGCAGTGATCATTGCTGCTGGATTAGGATTGAGCATAGAATAA
- the mvaD gene encoding diphosphomevalonate decarboxylase — protein MYTGKARAYTNIALIKYWGKKDEQLILPMNNSLSLTLDAFYTETSVAFNENLTEDQFFLDGMIQESKQTKKVTAFLDLIRQTYQVELFAKVDSQNFVPTAAGLASSASGLAALAGACAQALNLNLTDTDLSRLARRGSGSACRSIFGGFSEWQKGSSDQTSFARSIDANGWEDELAMLFVLVDDGVKDISSRDGMRRTVETSSFYSGWLDSIDADLRTAKQAIAEKDFIKLGEVTEANGLRMHGTTLGAVPPFTYWSPESLKVMQLVRDIRKNGLPCYFTMDAGPNVKILVEKKHLTALKHFLAEYFSSEQLISAYAGPGITLLSMEGSENS, from the coding sequence ATGTATACGGGAAAAGCACGTGCCTATACTAATATTGCCCTGATCAAGTATTGGGGCAAAAAAGATGAGCAATTGATTTTACCAATGAATAATAGTTTATCGCTGACCTTAGATGCCTTTTATACAGAAACCAGTGTGGCGTTCAACGAAAACCTAACGGAAGATCAATTCTTTCTGGATGGAATGATACAAGAATCAAAACAGACAAAAAAAGTCACAGCTTTTTTAGATTTGATTCGTCAGACATATCAGGTAGAGTTATTTGCTAAAGTCGACAGTCAAAATTTTGTCCCCACCGCTGCTGGATTGGCTTCTTCTGCAAGTGGTTTAGCTGCTTTAGCAGGCGCATGTGCCCAAGCCCTGAATTTGAATCTTACTGATACAGACCTATCACGTCTAGCTCGGCGCGGCTCAGGATCGGCCTGCCGCAGTATTTTTGGCGGATTTTCAGAATGGCAAAAAGGCTCATCTGATCAAACATCCTTTGCAAGATCGATCGATGCAAATGGCTGGGAAGATGAACTTGCGATGCTTTTTGTCTTAGTGGATGATGGCGTTAAGGATATTTCCAGCCGTGATGGCATGAGACGTACCGTAGAGACCTCCAGCTTTTATTCTGGTTGGTTAGATTCGATCGATGCGGATTTAAGGACTGCTAAGCAGGCTATTGCAGAAAAGGATTTTATAAAACTGGGGGAAGTCACCGAAGCAAACGGTCTACGAATGCATGGTACGACCTTAGGAGCTGTTCCTCCGTTTACTTACTGGTCTCCTGAAAGTCTTAAAGTCATGCAGTTAGTTAGGGACATTCGGAAAAACGGCTTGCCTTGCTATTTTACAATGGATGCAGGTCCAAACGTCAAAATTTTAGTTGAAAAGAAACATCTCACAGCATTAAAACATTTTTTAGCAGAATACTTTTCTAGTGAACAATTGATCTCAGCGTACGCTGGTCCTGGAATCACACTGCTGTCTATGGAAGGATCTGAAAACTCATGA